Genomic DNA from Bacillota bacterium:
AGCAGGAGCAAGGCCGCAGCTATCGCCAGGAACGTGATATCCACTTTGTCTTTTACCGACCCGGTTCCTATCTGCCACACCGCAGCCACAAGCAGCCCGAAGATTGCAGGGCGCATGCCCTTGAAGACGGCCTCCACCGCCCGAGACTCCTTGAACCGCAGGAAAAAGGTGGCGACAAGCAGTATCGCCAAGAAAGAAGGAAGACTTGAACCCAGTGTCGCAACCAGCGCTCCCCTGACACCCCGGATCTTGAAACCACTGATCACAGCCGTGTTTATTGCTATGGGCCCAGGGCTGCTCTGAGCTATTGCCAGCATATCGACGAATTCGGAGTCCTCGACCCACTTGCGGCAGTCGACTAATTCCTTTCGAATAACGGGAACCATGGCCCATCCCCCGCCAAAGGTAACAGCGCCGATCTTGAAGAAGCTCCAGAAGATGCTGAACAGGGATGCCGCGGGGTACTCTGCGTGAGTTCTCCTGTCAAAAGACGATTGAGTTGTGTTCGTAGGTCCGCCTCCCGAAGAAGAATGAAATTATTATACCACCGTCCATAATGCCGGGTCGACCTTCCCTTCTTATGGTGAGAGGCCTTCCTGACCTCCTTCCCCCAGGTTTCGACGCTCCACGCACAGCTGACCCCGATCACAGGACGCACGTTACAATCACCCCCGGCGACCCATCTGGACGCAAAGCCCGCACGTTTCAGGCATAACGGTGACACGTGACGGTATGGCCCGGGCCGACGAGGACGGTTGGAGGTTGCTCCTTTTCGCAGCACGGCCCGATCTTCTCGTAGCAGCGCGGGTGAAACCGGCAACCCGGCGGTACGTTCATAGGGCTGGGCAACTCCCCACTCAGGATGATCCGTTGCCGTATGAGCCGCGAGCCCACAGTGGGTATGGCAGAAAGCAGGGCCTTGGTGTACGGGTGCAAAGGAACGGAGAAGATCTCCTCCTTCCCCGCATGCTCGACAATCCGCCCCAGGTACATCACCGCGGCCCCATCGCACACGTGCCTTACCACGGAGAGGTCGTGCGATATGAACAGGTACGTCAAGCCCAACTTGTCCTGCAAGTCTTCAAGCAGGTTGAGGATCTGGCTACGGATGGATACGTCCAGGGCGGACACCGGTTCATCGCAGACTACAAACGCAGGTCTTGAAGCCAGCGCCCTGGCTATGCATACCCGTTGCCGCTGGCCTCCGGATAGCTCGTGTGGGTATTTCGACATTGATTTGGGGCTGAGGCCGACCAGGTTAAAGAGTTCTCTGATCCAATCGTTTCGCGCCTTCGGCGGCTCCTCTTTCCGGATATCCAGCGGCTCTCTCACTGCTTCGAACACGGTCATACGGGGATTCAACGATGAATAGGGGTCCTGGAACACGATCTGGACTTCCCTTCGAAACGAGAGAAGATCCCTGCCGGCAAGCGTCAACGCATTCTTGCCCTTGAACCACACTTCTCCGCCGGTGGGCTCGATCAAGCGAAGGATCGCAAGGCCCGCCGTAGTCTTGCCCGAACCGGACTCACCCACAAGGCCAAGCGTGGCGCCGCCAGGTATTGACACATCGATCCCGTCGACGGCTTTGACGTAGCTGGTCGTCCGCTTCAACATTCCTTTTTTCACCGGGAACCACTTCTTCAGGCCGGAGACGGACATCAGTTCCCCGTGCATCGAGGCTATCACAGGTTCCAGCACCTGACCTTTCTCACCTCGTAATCACCGGCTCCCCTCAGCTCCGGAACGTCCCTCTCGCATCTTTCGCTCGATCGCGGGCACCTCGGATGGAATCTGCATCCTGACGGCATCCTCAGAGCGTCGGGTACGTTTCCCTTGATGACGTGGAGCCGCCCGCGCGCGTTATCGCCGCCCGGAAGCGATTTGAGGAGACCGGCGGTATAGGGGTGCAGGGGGTTTTCGAAAATGCCATCCCTGGGGCCTTCTTCCACTACCTGGCCCGCGTACATGACTACCACTCTCTGCGCCATTTCGTAGACGACACCCAGGTCGTGGGTGATGAGCAAGATGGCCATCGATATGGTGCTTTTCAGTTGACCCATCAGTTCCAGGATCTGAGCCTGGATCGTTACGTCCAAAGCGGTTGTAGGTTCGTCGGCAATGAGCAGGCTCGGGTTACAGGATAGGGCCATCGCGATCATGACCCGCTGTCGCATCCCGCCGGAGAGCTGGTGCGGAAACTCCGACAACACCCTGCGCGGATCGGCTATGCCTACGAGAGATAGCATGTGTTCGGCGGAGTCCGTCGCTTCCTTTCCCTTCATTCCACGGTGCATGGTCAGTACTTCGCACAGCTGGCTCCTGATCGTAAACACCGGGTTCAGGGATGTCATGGGCTCCTGGAACACCATCGATATCTGGTTACCCCTGACTTTCCTCATTTCTTCCTCAGGTTCCCCAAGAACGTCTCTGCCCTTGAAGATCACCCGTCCGGAGACTATCCGCCCGGGCGGGATCGCAACCAGACGCATCACACTGAGCGCCGTTATGCTTTTCCCGCACCCCGATTCCCCCACCAGCCCTACGGTCTCTCCCTCCATGATATCGAGGTCCACACCGTCGACGGCTTTCGCAGTACCCCGGTACGTCTGGAAGTACGTGCGAAGGTCTTCTATTCTCAGAAGCTCCCCACTCACGGCAATCACCTCGGGACCTGTCTCAAAGCGCGTCTCGTCTGAGCAACCGCCCGGCCCTGGCCCCGGTGTGCTTTCCCTCTTTCACTGTGACGACGCCGTTGACCAGGACCTGGACTACTCCTTCGGCGTAGTGAAAGGGGTCCTCGAAACTGGCGCAGTCCCGGATTCGCTCCGGGTCGAAGAGCACGAGGTCCGCTTTCATGCCCTCCCCTATCCGGCCCCTGTCGTGTATTCCCGCGCGGGATGCCGGCAGGCTCGTCATCTTTCTCACTGCCTCCTGCCACGAAAGCGCCCCCTGCTCCCGAACGTAACGGCCAAGCGCGCGTGCGAAGGCCCCGAAGGACCTGGGATGCGGGTGACCCGAGGAGGACCTCTGCGATTCATCGTAGGCCCCGGCGTCCGACACGATTGAGGCGTTCGGGTGTATCAGCATTGTCTTCATCTCGTTTTCGTCCATCGCGTGAACCACGAGCTTGACGCGTCCGCGGAAGCGCGTTATCAGGTCGACGACCACCTCGGTTTCGGGTAAACCCAGGGACGCCGCGACTTCCGCGATGTTCTTGCCCACGAACCTTACCCCTTCGGGATCCCCGATGGAGGTGATCCTGATCCGGTCCCACCCGGACTCCGAGTACGGGTTCTCCCAGTCCGAACCGGGGTCGAGTATCATCTGGCTCACCTCACGCCGTATGGACTCCGACCTCAGGAGATCGAGTGCCCTGGCGACTCCGCCACCCAGGTACGGCGGGGGGATGAAGTCCAGGATCGAAGAACCGTAAGCCGTATAGGGGTATATGTCGAAGGCGACATCCAGGCCCCCTCGCGTCTCCTGCTCGATACGGCTTATCATGGCGGCGCTCTTCCCCCAATTGGCCTCCCCGGCGGCTTTCGCGTGCGATATCTCAAGCCTGGCTCCGCTGCGCCTGGCAACCTCCAAGACCTCGTTCACCGATTCCAGCAATCCCCGTCCCTCACTCCGCATGTGGGTAGAATACATGCCGCCGAAAGAGCGAACGACCGAACACAGCGTTGAACTCTCTTCAATCCCGCAGTAGGAGTTCGGGGTGTACTGCAACCCGGTGGACATCCCAAAGCAACCCATCCGCATTTCGCTGGTGAGCAACCGCAGCATCTCGGCTGTTTCCTCGTGCGAAGGCGGGGAATCGGAGAACCCCATCACGGCGACCCTTATGGTCCCCTGCCCCACGAGCGGCGCGATGTTTACACTGGACCCCCGGGAAAAGGAGTCTTCCATGTACTCCATCATCGACGTCCATCGCCACGACGCCTTCTCCTTTTCGGAGATCGCGACCGTGTTTGTCAAGTACTCCACGAGGCTTGAGAACGTCTCTTCCTTCACAGGAGCCGCCGTCAAGCCACAATTGCCCACCACTTCCGTCGTCACTCCCTGTAGCACCTTGCTACAGGCAAGAGGGTTCACACGAATCGAAAAATCCGAATGCGAATGAAGATCGATGAAACCCGGCGCGGCGTAGAGCCCGCTCCCGTCCACCTTTTGCGCAACGGGCTCGCGGAAACGACTCCGATGAGTGACAGATGCGATCGTTTCACCGCACACGCCTATGCACCCCACGAAGGGAAGACCGCCACCCCCGTCCAGTATAGTGACGTTTTCAATAGCCAGGTCGTACAACAGTGGATTCCCCCCGTGGTACCCTTTAAATGCGAAGCCTGGGATCCAATGCATCCCGTAGGGCGTCCCCGAAAAGATTGAAACCGAGCACGACGATCATGATAGCGGCGCCTGGATAGACCATGAGAGTCGGATAGTCGTAAGTGAAGTTCTTGGCCGAACTGAGCATGGTTCCCCAGCTGGGGTAGGGCGGCTGAACCCCCAATCCCAGATACGACAAGGTGGATTCCACTATGATTGCGTTTCCGACCTCAAGGGAAGCCATCACCAGCACGGGAGACACGATGTTAGGTAATATGTGCTTGAGGATCAACCGAAGTGGGCCACACCCGCTTGCCTTTGCTGAAAGAACGAAGGGTAATCCTTTTATGGCCAGCACCTGTCCCCTGACGACCCGCGCATAGCTAGGCCAGGTCACAAGCCCCAAAGCAATCATCGCGCCGGCAAGACCCGGTCTCAGCACGGCAACCAACGCTATGGCCATCAGTACGGTGGGGAACGACCACGCGATATCGATGACCATCATGCATCCCTGGTCGATCCATCCGCCGAAGACTCCACCCACCAACCCCACAACCATGCCGATGGCCAGGCCCGTCCCCACGGCTACCAGCCCCACGGAAAGCGAAATCCTGCTTCCGTAGATGAGCCTGCTCAGGACGCAGCGGCCGAGCTCATCGGTACCCAGCGGGTACTCCCCTGACGGACGCTGAAGCGTCCCCATGAGATTTGGCTCATCGTATGGATGCGGCATGATGAACGGGGCAAGTACCGCGATTGTAACGAATACCGTCACCACGACCAAGCCGATCAGCCCGGACTTCCGGGACCTTAAGGCGTGGACGAGGTACAACCACGCGGGTTCCTCCCGGTCCTCTGGTTCCAGATCGTGCCTGTCGCTCTCCGCAAGCGTCATATCCAAATCAGCTCTCCTACTTCAACTCGACGCGTGGATCAACCAGGCTATACAGCAGGTCTGCGAGGAAGTTTCCGATCACCACACACAGTGCGAGAACAAGCATGATACCTTGAACCATCGGGTAATCACGATTGAGAATGGAGTTTACCAGGAACCTCCCCATCCCCGGTACGCTGAAAACCGTTTCAAGGCTCACGGCTCCGCCGACTAACCACCCCAACCGGAGACCGAGGAGGGTCACCATGGGAATGAGCGCGTTCCTCAACGCATGTTTGTACACGACCGCGGACTCGGGCAGTCCCTTGGCCCTGGCAGTCTGGACATAGTCCATGCGTATGACGTCCAGTATGGAGGACCTCATCATCCTGGCAGTCAACGCAGCCCCTCCGAGCCCCAGGCTGACCGAAGGTAGGATCATGTGTCGTATGCTCCCGTATCCCGAGACCGGGAAGAACGCGAACCTCACACCCAGGCTGAGCATGAGCAAGGAGCCCAACCAGAAAGAAGGCATGCAGGCGAAAGCGATCGCCCCGAACATAGACGCCTGGTCGAACAGTGAGCCCCTTTTGACACCGGAGACTATTCCTACAGGAACCCCTATCAGGTACGACACAACCAGCCCGGTCAATGTGAGCTGCAACGTCACTGGCAGGGCGCCGGCGACAACCTCAGTCACCGGCCTGTTCATGAGGATAGACCGCCCGAGGTCCAGGCGACAGAGATGCTTCAGGAAGACCCAGTACTGCACGACGAGCGGTTTGTCCAGCCCGAATTCGGCGCGGACCTGCTCGTAGACTTCGGGAGGGGCGTGATCGCCCACGATCAAGGCCACCGGGTCGCCCGGAGCCAGATGCATGAGCAGGAAGACGGCGAGCGTCACCCCGATTATCTCCGGAATCAGCATCAGACTCTTACGGATTATGTATTGCCTCAAGTTCCCCACCCGCTACCTTTGTGAAGGAAGGTGGCCGGCCCGCTTTCCATGCAGTTGCGCATGAATGCGGGCCGGCATTGACTACGGGACAAGGTCCACGTCGTTGAGTACTACCTTGTAGATTGTCTGCGGGTACATTCTCCAGTTCTTCACTTTATCCGAGCGAACGGCCTGAATCTTCATGGGTACCCAGATCGGAGCCCAGACTGCCTGGTCGATGAGGTGCCGCTGCAGTCCCTTGTACTTCTCGGTTCGATTATCCAACGATGGAGCGGATTCCGCCTCTTTTATCAGCCTGTCGGTAGTCTTGTCACGCCAGCGAGAGTGGTTCGGGTACGGGAACTGCCCGCTCTCCAGGAACCACTGAAGGATGTTGGCATCCGAGTAACTGTACTCCCTCACGAAAAGCTCCTGCTTGCCTTGTTTCAGGAAAGAGGCATAGCCGGCCGAATCGTAGACCTGGATCTCCGTCGTGACCCCAATCTTAGCCAGCTGAGCCTTGATGACCTCGGCGAGCCTGACGTGTTCGGCCTTGTTCTGCGTCGCCAGTGTCGCCTTGAAGCCGTTTGGATAACCCGCCTTGGACAGCAGTTGCTTCGCCTCTTCCACGTCGTACCTGTGCGCGTTCTTATCTTCAACGTATTCCGTCATCAGCGGGGGGAGGTAGCCGTACGCGGGGAAGGCAAGGCCCCTGAAGACTCCGTGAACGATCTCCTCACGGTTCAACGCAAGGTTAAGCGCCCTCCTGACTCTCACGTCGGTGAACGGTTTCTTGTCGGTGGCAAACGCGAGATAGCCCAGCCCGAAGTGGGGGCCCTTGAATACCTCGACCTTGGGGTTCTTGCTGAGCCGGTCCACGCTTTCGATGGGGACCTCGAGAAGTACGTGCACGTTACCCGCTTCCATCTCGGCCACCTGCGTGGATGAATCCGGTATAGTCCTCCACACAACCTTGTCGACCCTGACCGGCCCCTTGTTGGATACCCAATCAGGGCCCCACGTGTAATCAGGGTTCTTCACCAGCACCATCCGGTCGTTCGGAACCCATTCAGCGAACTTGAATGGGCCGCTACCTACAACTTTGGCCGTCCCATACTCCTTGGTGCCATCGGGGCCATATTTCCTATAGCTCTCGGCGCTGATGATCCCAGCATAGCTGGAGGTAAGCGGTGATATGAAGTTCGGAAACGACTCGGAGAGTGTCACCTCGAAGGTGTAATCGTCGACAACCCTGTTGTTCTTCATGTACTTGTAATCAACAGCCGACGGGGAACTGTACTTCGGATCTAGCACCGCGTCGAAGAACCACTTTACGGCTTTGGCGTCGACCGGGGTCCCATCGTGGAACTTCATGCCCTTTCGGATTTTGAAAGTCCAGATCCGCCCGTCGTCCGAAACCTTCCATGATTCCGCGATACCTGGTTTGTTCTTGATATCCCAGTCTGTGGTCACGAGAGTGTCGAAAACGAGGAAGTGGATGCCGGTAGTCCAGGACGTCTTGATGTGGTCGAGATTGTCGCCTTCACGCGACTGGGCTATGACCAGTACTTTCTCCTGCTGTGGAGGAGCCTGCGGGGCCGGGGCACCCTGGGTGGGGGCGCCACTCTTGGTTTCCTTCCCGCCGGTAGCGCAACCCGTCGCAATCAGGCTGAGCGCGAGCATACACCCTACAAACACCGTCAGATTCTTCCGCATAGGCTGTCGCCCTCCTTGTTTAGTCTGGATCCGGGACAACTACACACCCCAACCAGGAGCCAGCCTACCTGCCGTATCACCTCCAGAGCATCTCGTTCCGAAACGACCGTTCATAACTGGTCCGTACCACCCAGCGGATTCATTTGGCCGCCCTTCCGGACGACCTTACTGGAATCCCCATTCTATGCGGGTAGTGGCAATTCCTGCGGGTTGCTGCTTTTTGCGAATTGTCTATACCTGCGATCTATTCCTATAACCTGGGGCGCCGCCCGACCGAGCACACCGGCGCTTCACACCTGATGTTGCTGGGGCAGGTGTACGGGTAGGCGTCGTGTGATCTGGCGTCAGGCCGACCTCATCGCCTTCATCGGCGACTGTCCCGGCTAAATACCGCACGCCGGGCGCTGCTTCCAGCTTTGCAGCGGAGGTAATCGAAGTCGGCGGTGTGGCTGTTTACCTAGCAGCCCGTGTGACTAATTGCCCTATTTCCGCATGATTTTGAGGGTTTGGCGTCGAATACATGGGTCATGAAGAAATTCAGAGACTATGAACCGAACCAGACGTATCTGTTGCCGCCGCGAACCAGCAGCCGGATTTCTGGACGATAGCGGCTTTCAAGCGGAGGCACCACAAAGCGCTTGGGGATCTTTTCCTGCAGGCGGTGAGGATCGCGGAAAGGGCGGGACTGGTCAAGTTGAGGCATGTGGCCGTGGACGGGACGAAACTGAAAGCGAACGCGTCCGAGCACTCGGCGATGAGTTACCGCCGGATGAAGAAGGAAGAGGGGCATCTGAAGAAAGAGATAGAGGAGTACCTGCGTGAATGCGATAACACAAATGCCGCCGAAGACAAGAAGTACGGGAAAGAGAGCGACAAAGGCAAGGGAACACCGCCTGAGGGGGGTAGTCCACCGGTCGATGGTTGCCATGACAATCAACTGAGAGTTCGGCGCCTCAAAAAGCCTGGCAGTCAGCCTTGCGCCGGCGGGTTTTCCGACGGTGCTCTCCGGACCACCAGTGGAACTACAATGAGCAGGGCGCCTGCAACCGCGACCCCGCTCCCTGCCAGCTGAACTGTGGCAAGTATCTTGAGGAGTATTGTCTCGACCCACGCAGCGGATCCACGGCCTCTCCCAAGCCTTGCTTCGGCGAATGTCTCGATGGGCAAATATCCCGGCGCCCGAACTGCTCCTGAGCCGCAACCCAAAGCCCCACGCTCACCTTCATTCTAGATTGAACCTGGATTGAACGAACCTGCGTAACAAGCGTGAATTCTCCCGCACCATCGCGTGCGAGTGGGGACCTTTGCTGACCGGCCCTGGCAGCACCAAATCAGCCTCGCATGACTCGCTTGCTCATGCGACAGCTCGCGCTACTGAAGGATGTGGGGCCGTTTCAGTGAACAATCTCATTGTCCAGTCCTGCGGGAGGAGGAGAACCAGGCGCATGATCACCGTTGACCAGGCGCTCAACATGAACCGGGGCGAAATACGGCGGCTGAGCAGCGAGTATATGAATCCCGGACTCGTCACCATGCTCACGGTCCTGGACTTCGACAAGCGCTTTACCCGCGCCGAAGCCCAGTACATGTGGGATCACGAAGGAAACAGGTACCTTGACTGCCTCGGCGCCTACGGAGCACTGAATCTGGGCCACAATCCTCCTCAGGTGCTTGAGACCCTCGAAAAGGTAAGGTCGAGGCCGAACCTGCTCCAGGCATCTTTGAACCCACTGGCCGCAGCCCTGGCGCATAACCTCGCGAGCGTGGCACCGGGCAGACTGAAGCACTGCTTCTTCTGCAACAGTGGCGCCGAAGCGGTTGAAGGGGCGCTGAAGCTGGCCCGCGCCGCAACAGGCAAGACCGCGATAGTCTACTGTCACGGTTCATTCCACGGCAAGACACTCGGCGCCCTGTCCGTTACGGGGAGAAAGAAGTACCAGGCGCCGTTTGAGCCCCTCGTGCCCGGCTGCGAGGCAGTACCTTATGGAGATGCCGATGTCCTGCAGGAAGCACTGAAGAGAACGGGGGCCGGGGCGTTCATCGTTGAACCCATTCAGGGGGAAGGCGGAGTAGTTGTGCCTCCCGACGGTTACCTGGCAAAGGCGCGGGAAATAACCTCACGAGCCGGCGCCCTGCTGATCGTGGACGAAGTCCAGACCGGGCTCGGC
This window encodes:
- a CDS encoding ATP-binding cassette domain-containing protein; this encodes MHGELMSVSGLKKWFPVKKGMLKRTTSYVKAVDGIDVSIPGGATLGLVGESGSGKTTAGLAILRLIEPTGGEVWFKGKNALTLAGRDLLSFRREVQIVFQDPYSSLNPRMTVFEAVREPLDIRKEEPPKARNDWIRELFNLVGLSPKSMSKYPHELSGGQRQRVCIARALASRPAFVVCDEPVSALDVSIRSQILNLLEDLQDKLGLTYLFISHDLSVVRHVCDGAAVMYLGRIVEHAGKEEIFSVPLHPYTKALLSAIPTVGSRLIRQRIILSGELPSPMNVPPGCRFHPRCYEKIGPCCEKEQPPTVLVGPGHTVTCHRYA
- a CDS encoding D-aminoacylase — protein: MYDLAIENVTILDGGGGLPFVGCIGVCGETIASVTHRSRFREPVAQKVDGSGLYAAPGFIDLHSHSDFSIRVNPLACSKVLQGVTTEVVGNCGLTAAPVKEETFSSLVEYLTNTVAISEKEKASWRWTSMMEYMEDSFSRGSSVNIAPLVGQGTIRVAVMGFSDSPPSHEETAEMLRLLTSEMRMGCFGMSTGLQYTPNSYCGIEESSTLCSVVRSFGGMYSTHMRSEGRGLLESVNEVLEVARRSGARLEISHAKAAGEANWGKSAAMISRIEQETRGGLDVAFDIYPYTAYGSSILDFIPPPYLGGGVARALDLLRSESIRREVSQMILDPGSDWENPYSESGWDRIRITSIGDPEGVRFVGKNIAEVAASLGLPETEVVVDLITRFRGRVKLVVHAMDENEMKTMLIHPNASIVSDAGAYDESQRSSSGHPHPRSFGAFARALGRYVREQGALSWQEAVRKMTSLPASRAGIHDRGRIGEGMKADLVLFDPERIRDCASFEDPFHYAEGVVQVLVNGVVTVKEGKHTGARAGRLLRRDAL
- a CDS encoding ABC transporter substrate-binding protein produces the protein MRKNLTVFVGCMLALSLIATGCATGGKETKSGAPTQGAPAPQAPPQQEKVLVIAQSREGDNLDHIKTSWTTGIHFLVFDTLVTTDWDIKNKPGIAESWKVSDDGRIWTFKIRKGMKFHDGTPVDAKAVKWFFDAVLDPKYSSPSAVDYKYMKNNRVVDDYTFEVTLSESFPNFISPLTSSYAGIISAESYRKYGPDGTKEYGTAKVVGSGPFKFAEWVPNDRMVLVKNPDYTWGPDWVSNKGPVRVDKVVWRTIPDSSTQVAEMEAGNVHVLLEVPIESVDRLSKNPKVEVFKGPHFGLGYLAFATDKKPFTDVRVRRALNLALNREEIVHGVFRGLAFPAYGYLPPLMTEYVEDKNAHRYDVEEAKQLLSKAGYPNGFKATLATQNKAEHVRLAEVIKAQLAKIGVTTEIQVYDSAGYASFLKQGKQELFVREYSYSDANILQWFLESGQFPYPNHSRWRDKTTDRLIKEAESAPSLDNRTEKYKGLQRHLIDQAVWAPIWVPMKIQAVRSDKVKNWRMYPQTIYKVVLNDVDLVP
- a CDS encoding ABC transporter permease; translation: MLIPEIIGVTLAVFLLMHLAPGDPVALIVGDHAPPEVYEQVRAEFGLDKPLVVQYWVFLKHLCRLDLGRSILMNRPVTEVVAGALPVTLQLTLTGLVVSYLIGVPVGIVSGVKRGSLFDQASMFGAIAFACMPSFWLGSLLMLSLGVRFAFFPVSGYGSIRHMILPSVSLGLGGAALTARMMRSSILDVIRMDYVQTARAKGLPESAVVYKHALRNALIPMVTLLGLRLGWLVGGAVSLETVFSVPGMGRFLVNSILNRDYPMVQGIMLVLALCVVIGNFLADLLYSLVDPRVELK
- a CDS encoding chromate transporter, translating into MFSIFWSFFKIGAVTFGGGWAMVPVIRKELVDCRKWVEDSEFVDMLAIAQSSPGPIAINTAVISGFKIRGVRGALVATLGSSLPSFLAILLVATFFLRFKESRAVEAVFKGMRPAIFGLLVAAVWQIGTGSVKDKVDITFLAIAAALLLLLKISPIVVVLIAGAGGLITGRLRRMGRLKSADGQQDGAQNKVDY
- a CDS encoding ABC transporter permease; this translates as MDMTLAESDRHDLEPEDREEPAWLYLVHALRSRKSGLIGLVVVTVFVTIAVLAPFIMPHPYDEPNLMGTLQRPSGEYPLGTDELGRCVLSRLIYGSRISLSVGLVAVGTGLAIGMVVGLVGGVFGGWIDQGCMMVIDIAWSFPTVLMAIALVAVLRPGLAGAMIALGLVTWPSYARVVRGQVLAIKGLPFVLSAKASGCGPLRLILKHILPNIVSPVLVMASLEVGNAIIVESTLSYLGLGVQPPYPSWGTMLSSAKNFTYDYPTLMVYPGAAIMIVVLGFNLFGDALRDALDPRLRI
- a CDS encoding ABC transporter ATP-binding protein, with the translated sequence MSGELLRIEDLRTYFQTYRGTAKAVDGVDLDIMEGETVGLVGESGCGKSITALSVMRLVAIPPGRIVSGRVIFKGRDVLGEPEEEMRKVRGNQISMVFQEPMTSLNPVFTIRSQLCEVLTMHRGMKGKEATDSAEHMLSLVGIADPRRVLSEFPHQLSGGMRQRVMIAMALSCNPSLLIADEPTTALDVTIQAQILELMGQLKSTISMAILLITHDLGVVYEMAQRVVVMYAGQVVEEGPRDGIFENPLHPYTAGLLKSLPGGDNARGRLHVIKGNVPDALRMPSGCRFHPRCPRSSERCERDVPELRGAGDYEVRKVRCWNL
- a CDS encoding aspartate aminotransferase family protein; this translates as MITVDQALNMNRGEIRRLSSEYMNPGLVTMLTVLDFDKRFTRAEAQYMWDHEGNRYLDCLGAYGALNLGHNPPQVLETLEKVRSRPNLLQASLNPLAAALAHNLASVAPGRLKHCFFCNSGAEAVEGALKLARAATGKTAIVYCHGSFHGKTLGALSVTGRKKYQAPFEPLVPGCEAVPYGDADVLQEALKRTGAGAFIVEPIQGEGGVVVPPDGYLAKAREITSRAGALLIVDEVQTGLGRTGTLFACEHESIEPDILCLAKSLGGGIMPVGATLATPEVWRRAYGGLNRSLLHTSTFGGNTWAMAAGLAALQAIIENNLPRTAAERGEFLMTQLRALASRHRIIKEVRGRGLLVGIEFAQEPASVLERVAARPLEQFKEEYTASLVAGLMLNRHRIITAYTLNNPNVIRLEPPLVVSREDLEHVASAIGDILEKHPSFASLALATGRSTLSGLAHRE